From one Neofelis nebulosa isolate mNeoNeb1 chromosome 4, mNeoNeb1.pri, whole genome shotgun sequence genomic stretch:
- the LOC131510813 gene encoding uncharacterized protein LOC131510813 has translation MREMDDGHWLPALDPLKGNRLQKPDDHSLAVFHGACSGSVDVFPVTSPAVFDLRPLTVKDSVSGRVPLLARYFNCVLFESPTEERQMTNRERASTSRTQAFVSITCGFPPVREDRNFSSRKASQPVHRQPQTVPGTLPLTDPPPVVEKSGPRISLEETDASPCHLRDRDFRPADTCPLVVALHPSFLPVGTPLTLPGFTVRVGM, from the exons CTGCCTGCTCTGGACCCCTTAAAAGGAAATCGGCTCCAGAAACCAGATGATCACAGTCTTGCTGTGTTTCACGGAGCATGTTCCGGTTCCGTTGATGTCTTCCCCGTTACCTCCCCTGCTGTGTTTGACCTTCGGCCCCTCACTGTGAAGGATTCGGTTAGCGGCCGTGTGCCGTTGCTAGCAAGATACTTCAACTGTGTGCTGTTTGAGTCTCCTACCGAAGAGAG GCAAATGACAAACCGGGAAAGAGCTTCAACCAGCAGGACACAGGCTTTTGTGTCCATCACGTGTGGGTTCCCGCCAGTTAGGGAAGACAGGAACTTTTCCAGCAGGAAAGCAAGCCAGCCCGTGCACAGGCAACCTCAGACAGTACCGGGCACCCTCCCGCTGACGGATCCCCCGCCAGTGGTGGAGAAGAGTGGCCCACGTATCAGCCTGGAAGAAACAGATGCCTCTCCCTGCCACCTCCGCGACCGAGACTTTCGGCCAGCGGACACCTGTCCTCTTGTAGTTGCCCttcacccatccttccttcctgttgGCACCCCACTAACACTTCCGGGCTTCACTGTCAGGGTAGGAATGTGA